A region of Micromonospora sp. WMMD882 DNA encodes the following proteins:
- a CDS encoding cellulose binding domain-containing protein, producing the protein MQNPSGYAYPAHLSPPRPTRRRWTALGASLALAVGVLATVDAPGVRAADPDPVRVTVNARAGMATVPDTALGVNQAIWDTHLGSAETSDLLRAAGVRMLRYPGGSYSDIYHWKTHTAPGGYVAPNTDFDTFMAGARRVGAQPMIVANYGTGTPAEAAEWVRYANVTKEYGAKYWTVGNENYGNGHYGSGWEADEHPDKSATYYANLVVDYAEAMKAVDPTIKVGAVLTMPGNWPDGITAGADPGPWNRTVLGIAGPKIDFVDVHWYPGGGAAQSLERIAHVDDAVHLLRQQITRYAGPDPDRIGISLTELNVEEGRTTQPGALFLVDAYSRLLANGVFTIQWWNVHNGIGTVSTVAGHTDYGDYGLLSSGTCTADGSVCQPPLNTPFGPYHGLTMMSRFAQPGDRFVRAAADEPLVSAHAVRRPDGALAVLLVNKDPANARPVAIDYAGFTPSAAAPTAHVHTNGATAVTTSQGGSATSRTLPPYSSTTLVLRPADAETGRPGAPGQPTAADVTDRTATVSWPAATPGAAPIAKYEVHRQNGAVSEQLGETAGTSFTAGNLVPGRRYTVNVLARDTAGRVSWSSPPLTFTTGSPTESSCAVRFTTDGDWGNGYIGGVEIVNTGSAPVDGWTLTWTWPTTWQQVSSGWNATWEQTGTAVRVTATADNRRLAPDGGSTSAGFVGAYSGPNVLPTVFRLNGALCATR; encoded by the coding sequence ATGCAGAACCCGAGCGGGTACGCGTACCCGGCTCACCTCTCCCCGCCGCGCCCGACCCGCCGCCGATGGACGGCGCTCGGGGCCAGCCTGGCGCTCGCCGTCGGCGTGCTCGCCACGGTCGACGCCCCGGGCGTCCGCGCCGCCGACCCGGACCCGGTCCGGGTGACGGTGAACGCGCGGGCCGGGATGGCCACCGTGCCGGACACCGCGCTGGGCGTCAACCAGGCCATCTGGGACACCCACCTCGGCAGCGCCGAGACGTCGGACCTGCTGCGCGCGGCCGGGGTGCGGATGCTCCGCTACCCGGGCGGCTCGTACTCCGACATCTACCACTGGAAGACGCACACCGCCCCCGGCGGGTACGTCGCCCCGAACACCGACTTCGACACCTTCATGGCCGGGGCGCGGCGGGTCGGCGCGCAGCCGATGATCGTCGCCAACTACGGCACCGGCACCCCCGCCGAAGCCGCCGAGTGGGTGCGCTACGCCAACGTGACCAAGGAGTACGGCGCGAAGTACTGGACGGTCGGCAACGAGAACTACGGCAACGGGCACTACGGGTCCGGCTGGGAGGCCGACGAGCACCCCGACAAGAGCGCCACCTACTACGCGAACCTGGTGGTCGACTACGCCGAGGCGATGAAGGCCGTCGACCCGACGATCAAGGTCGGCGCGGTGCTGACCATGCCGGGGAACTGGCCGGACGGGATCACCGCCGGCGCGGACCCGGGGCCGTGGAACCGGACCGTGCTCGGCATCGCCGGACCGAAGATCGACTTCGTGGACGTGCACTGGTACCCGGGCGGCGGCGCCGCCCAGTCCCTGGAGCGCATCGCCCACGTCGACGACGCCGTGCACCTGCTGCGGCAGCAGATCACCCGGTACGCCGGGCCGGACCCCGACCGGATCGGCATCAGCCTCACCGAGCTGAACGTGGAGGAGGGCCGCACCACCCAGCCGGGCGCGCTCTTCCTCGTCGACGCCTACAGCCGGCTGCTGGCCAACGGCGTGTTCACCATCCAGTGGTGGAACGTCCACAACGGCATCGGCACGGTGTCCACGGTGGCCGGCCACACCGACTACGGCGACTACGGGCTGCTGTCCAGCGGCACCTGCACGGCCGACGGGTCGGTCTGCCAGCCGCCGCTGAACACCCCGTTTGGGCCGTACCACGGGCTGACCATGATGAGCCGCTTCGCCCAGCCCGGCGACCGGTTCGTCCGGGCCGCCGCCGACGAGCCGCTGGTCTCGGCGCACGCGGTACGCCGCCCCGACGGGGCCCTCGCGGTGCTGCTGGTCAACAAGGACCCGGCGAACGCCCGCCCGGTGGCCATCGACTACGCCGGGTTCACCCCGTCGGCCGCCGCGCCGACCGCGCACGTGCACACCAACGGGGCCACCGCCGTCACCACCAGCCAGGGCGGCAGCGCCACCAGCCGGACCCTGCCGCCGTACTCGTCGACCACGCTGGTGCTGCGCCCCGCCGACGCGGAGACCGGCCGGCCCGGCGCGCCCGGCCAGCCCACCGCCGCCGACGTCACCGACCGGACCGCCACCGTCTCCTGGCCGGCGGCCACGCCGGGCGCGGCGCCGATCGCCAAGTACGAGGTGCACCGGCAGAACGGGGCGGTCAGCGAGCAGCTCGGCGAGACGGCCGGCACCTCGTTCACCGCCGGCAACCTCGTCCCGGGTCGCCGGTACACGGTCAACGTGCTGGCCCGGGACACCGCCGGTCGGGTCTCCTGGTCCTCGCCGCCGCTGACCTTCACCACCGGCAGCCCGACGGAGAGCTCCTGCGCCGTCCGGTTCACCACCGACGGCGACTGGGGCAACGGCTACATCGGCGGCGTCGAGATCGTCAACACCGGGTCCGCCCCGGTCGACGGCTGGACGCTCACCTGGACCTGGCCCACCACGTGGCAGCAGGTCAGCAGCGGGTGGAACGCCACCTGGGAGCAGACCGGCACGGCGGTCCGGGTCACCGCCACCGCCGACAACCGCCGGCTCGCCCCGGACGGCGGGAGCACGAGCGCCGGCTTCGTCGGCGCGTACAGCGGCCCGAACGTGCTGCCCACAGTGTTCCGGCTCAACGGCGCGCTCTGCGCCACCCGGTGA
- a CDS encoding EAL domain-containing protein, with translation MGTLPAVAADAAATAMMVLSPDGRRLWSNPAARRCGVRPEQLTLAGVEPGGPPVDRSWPDADGATRWWQVCCRAAEHDGRPVRVYELRDVTEERRERDRGRNYRWRLAHIEQLARVGTWEWDVATDTVVWSDVLLEMFGLPAGTELDYPAYRALLHPEDIALIEQTLATALRVGGTFAYTHRMYLADRTTLRVFECYGEVFPDASGAPERVLGTAHDITEMRRVQEELTQLAERDPLTDLPNRRALLARLDELLVSGGPSGALLLIDIDNFKDINDVHGHAVGDDVLRLLARLLVRHLPAGTVLGRLGGDEFAVVLPDATAGDALAVAESLCNTVVRSPVPLAGAGLRVSLSIGAASPEPGDTRDAVLAHADLALYEAKNAGRNRARLYLPEQYRHAVQRVNVVTRVRDALDGHRMQLDAQPIIDLATGEVVSHELLIRLRDGRQPPLSPADFLPTVERDDLMGELDRWVVRTAVAALARPSAAGAGLRFDVNISARSMESPGFGDWVVERLRAAGIAPGRLGLEVTETAAITNVAAVRNLAGVLRDAGCPLSLDDFGAGFGSFAYLKHLPFSTVKIAGDFVRQADRGGADPVLIDAVVRAAHGLGMRTVAESVEHAGLVPALRRLGVDAGQGYHLGRPIPLDVLLDRDRAERRTAVTADAVVRHPDH, from the coding sequence ATGGGGACTCTGCCGGCCGTCGCGGCCGACGCCGCCGCCACCGCCATGATGGTGCTCAGCCCCGATGGCCGACGCCTGTGGTCGAATCCGGCCGCCCGACGCTGCGGGGTACGCCCGGAGCAGTTGACGCTGGCGGGCGTCGAGCCGGGCGGCCCGCCCGTCGACCGGTCCTGGCCGGACGCCGACGGGGCCACCAGGTGGTGGCAGGTGTGCTGCCGGGCCGCCGAGCACGACGGCCGGCCGGTGCGGGTGTACGAGCTGCGCGACGTCACGGAGGAACGCCGGGAACGCGACCGGGGACGCAACTACCGGTGGCGGCTGGCGCACATCGAGCAGCTCGCCCGGGTCGGCACCTGGGAGTGGGACGTCGCCACCGACACGGTGGTCTGGTCGGACGTGCTGCTGGAGATGTTCGGGCTGCCGGCGGGCACCGAGCTCGACTACCCGGCGTACCGGGCGCTGCTGCACCCCGAGGACATCGCGCTGATCGAGCAGACCCTCGCCACCGCGCTGCGGGTCGGCGGGACGTTCGCCTACACCCACCGGATGTACCTGGCCGACCGCACGACGCTGCGGGTCTTCGAGTGCTACGGCGAGGTCTTCCCGGACGCCTCCGGCGCGCCCGAGCGGGTGCTCGGCACCGCCCACGACATCACCGAGATGCGGCGGGTCCAGGAGGAGCTGACCCAGCTCGCCGAGCGGGACCCGCTGACCGACCTGCCGAACCGGCGGGCCCTGCTCGCCCGCCTCGACGAGCTGCTCGTCTCCGGCGGGCCGTCCGGCGCGCTGCTACTCATCGACATCGACAACTTCAAGGACATCAACGACGTGCACGGCCACGCCGTCGGTGACGACGTGCTGCGGCTGCTGGCCCGGCTGCTGGTCCGGCACCTGCCGGCCGGGACGGTGCTGGGGCGGTTGGGGGGCGACGAGTTCGCGGTGGTGCTGCCCGACGCGACCGCCGGGGACGCGCTGGCCGTCGCCGAGAGCCTGTGCAACACGGTGGTCCGCAGTCCCGTGCCGTTGGCCGGGGCCGGGCTGCGGGTCAGCCTGAGCATCGGGGCGGCCTCCCCGGAGCCGGGCGACACCCGCGACGCGGTGCTCGCCCACGCCGACCTGGCCCTGTACGAGGCGAAGAACGCCGGTCGCAACCGGGCCCGGCTGTACCTGCCCGAGCAGTACCGGCACGCGGTGCAGCGGGTCAACGTGGTGACCCGGGTCCGGGACGCCCTCGACGGGCACCGGATGCAGCTCGACGCCCAGCCGATCATCGACCTGGCGACCGGCGAGGTGGTCAGCCACGAGCTGCTGATCCGACTGCGGGACGGCCGGCAGCCGCCGCTGTCGCCGGCCGACTTCCTGCCCACCGTGGAACGCGACGACCTGATGGGCGAGCTCGACCGGTGGGTGGTGCGCACCGCCGTGGCGGCGCTGGCCCGGCCCTCGGCGGCCGGCGCCGGGCTGCGGTTCGACGTGAACATCTCGGCCCGCTCGATGGAGTCGCCCGGTTTCGGCGACTGGGTGGTGGAGCGGCTGCGCGCGGCCGGCATCGCGCCCGGCCGGCTGGGGCTGGAGGTCACCGAGACGGCCGCCATCACCAACGTCGCGGCGGTACGCAACCTGGCCGGCGTGCTGCGGGACGCCGGCTGTCCGCTCAGCCTGGACGACTTCGGCGCCGGGTTCGGCTCGTTCGCCTACCTCAAGCACCTGCCGTTCAGCACCGTCAAGATCGCCGGTGACTTCGTCCGGCAGGCCGACCGGGGCGGGGCCGACCCGGTGCTCATCGACGCGGTGGTGCGCGCCGCGCACGGCCTGGGCATGCGGACGGTCGCCGAGTCCGTCGAGCACGCCGGGCTGGTGCCCGCGCTGCGCCGGCTGGGCGTCGACGCCGGGCAGGGTTACCATCTCGGCCGTCCGATCCCGTTGGACGTGCTGCTCGACCGGGACCGGGCCGAGCGGCGTACCGCCGTCACCGCCGACGCCGTGGTACGACACCCCGACCACTGA
- a CDS encoding VOC family protein, translated as MSEPPVPAVPGGVELVTGDVAAARAFYAELLGWTYDTSGDRTVALADGVPAAELVAAAGAARWWAVFTAPDTAAVRAAATRAGARLRGDDVRDPLGGAFRLRAGVAAAPPGPGRPCWYEYMTSTPADADRFHAEALALTVGAPPGAPDDSYAVLAYAGRPVAGRLALPAPLAGVLPAGWMVYFAVADPDDTVARAERAGGRALLPPRDVPTGRVAALTDPAGAVFTVIRPAPAA; from the coding sequence GTGAGCGAACCCCCCGTGCCGGCCGTACCCGGTGGCGTCGAACTCGTCACCGGCGACGTCGCCGCCGCCCGCGCCTTCTACGCCGAGCTGCTCGGCTGGACGTACGACACGTCGGGCGACCGGACGGTCGCGCTGGCCGACGGCGTGCCCGCCGCCGAGCTGGTCGCCGCCGCCGGGGCGGCCCGCTGGTGGGCGGTGTTCACCGCCCCCGACACCGCCGCCGTCCGGGCCGCGGCCACCCGGGCCGGCGCGCGTCTGCGCGGCGACGACGTACGCGATCCGCTCGGCGGCGCGTTCCGGCTGCGCGCCGGGGTGGCCGCCGCGCCACCCGGCCCGGGGAGACCCTGCTGGTACGAGTACATGACGTCGACGCCCGCCGACGCCGACCGGTTCCACGCCGAGGCGTTGGCGCTGACCGTGGGCGCGCCGCCCGGCGCGCCGGACGACTCGTACGCGGTGCTGGCGTACGCGGGCCGCCCGGTCGCCGGCCGGCTGGCGTTGCCCGCCCCGCTGGCGGGCGTGCTGCCGGCCGGCTGGATGGTCTACTTCGCGGTGGCCGACCCGGACGACACGGTCGCCCGGGCCGAGCGGGCCGGCGGCCGGGCGCTGCTGCCGCCACGTGACGTCCCCACCGGTCGGGTGGCCGCGCTGACCGACCCGGCGGGCGCGGTGTTCACCGTCATCCGGCCCGCCCCGGCGGCCTGA
- a CDS encoding NAD(P)-dependent oxidoreductase, whose protein sequence is MTTLGFIGLGIMGQPMALNLAHAGLPVVVWNRTASRCDPVVAAGAERAGDPAEVFARADVVLLMLADGAATDAVLTRGTAGFADRVRGRTVAQMGTVAAGYSRALADEVATAGGYYVEAPVSGSRGPAEAGRLVAMVAGDDPTAVARCRPALTPMCAEVFDCGPPPSALVMKFAVNIFLITMVTGLAESVHFAEEHGADPALLARILDAGPMASTVSRTKVDKLARATSRRRRPSPTC, encoded by the coding sequence GTGACGACGCTGGGTTTCATCGGCCTCGGGATCATGGGGCAGCCGATGGCGCTGAACCTGGCCCACGCCGGGCTACCGGTGGTGGTGTGGAACCGTACGGCGTCCCGCTGTGACCCGGTGGTGGCCGCCGGCGCCGAACGGGCCGGCGACCCGGCGGAGGTGTTCGCCCGCGCGGACGTGGTGCTGCTGATGCTCGCCGACGGGGCCGCCACCGACGCCGTGCTGACCCGCGGGACCGCCGGGTTCGCCGACCGGGTACGCGGGCGGACGGTGGCGCAGATGGGCACGGTCGCCGCCGGCTACTCGCGGGCCCTGGCCGACGAGGTGGCCACGGCCGGCGGCTACTACGTGGAGGCGCCGGTGTCCGGGTCGCGCGGGCCGGCGGAGGCGGGCCGCCTGGTGGCGATGGTGGCCGGCGACGACCCGACCGCCGTCGCGCGGTGCCGACCCGCGTTGACGCCGATGTGCGCGGAGGTGTTCGACTGCGGTCCGCCGCCCTCGGCCCTGGTGATGAAGTTCGCGGTGAACATCTTCCTGATCACCATGGTCACCGGCCTGGCGGAGTCCGTGCACTTCGCCGAGGAGCACGGCGCGGACCCGGCGCTGCTGGCCCGGATCCTGGACGCCGGGCCGATGGCCTCCACGGTCTCCCGGACCAAGGTCGACAAACTGGCCCGGGCGACTTCGCGGCGCAGGCGGCCATCGCCGACGTGCTGA
- a CDS encoding cupin domain-containing protein: protein MRVITEAGRRLDGPDARYVEHLRVPRLSLGTYTVPAGAVDPQRPHTEDEVYVVLAGQGRLRTPERTVDVGPGSVVFVPAGEEHRFVDVVADLTVLVFFGPAEGTAGP, encoded by the coding sequence ATGAGGGTGATCACGGAGGCCGGTCGGCGGCTGGACGGCCCGGACGCCAGGTACGTCGAGCACCTGCGGGTGCCGCGCCTGAGCCTCGGCACGTACACCGTCCCGGCCGGCGCGGTGGACCCGCAGCGACCGCACACCGAGGACGAGGTCTACGTCGTGCTGGCCGGGCAGGGCCGGTTGCGCACGCCGGAGCGGACCGTGGACGTCGGGCCGGGCAGCGTGGTGTTCGTCCCGGCGGGCGAGGAGCACCGCTTCGTCGACGTCGTCGCCGACCTCACCGTGCTGGTGTTCTTCGGCCCCGCCGAGGGTACCGCCGGCCCCTGA
- a CDS encoding DJ-1/PfpI family protein, whose translation MRNKRAMAFLPHRVAVLALDDVVGLDLGMPTQVFGTARTLDDVPFYTVGVCAPGGGPVRSSAGFRVLPEHGLELLAAADTVVVPGVRGGPPLDTGTLDPTVTAALRAAHARGARVMAICTGAFVLAAAGLLAGRRATTHWAYADRFRRLHPDVDLDPAVLFVDDGDVLTSAGVAAGLDLCLHVLRGDHGSEVAARAARRCVVPPWRDGGQAQYIERPVPRDPDSGTAATREWARQRLSEPVTLRELAGHARMSVRTFTRRFRAETGLSPAQWLLRQRTDHARLLLETTDLAVEQVARRSGFGTAVALRQRLRQHVGVTPSAYRRTFRVDDALTGGGAGRPARRR comes from the coding sequence ATGCGCAACAAGCGGGCCATGGCCTTTCTCCCGCACCGGGTCGCCGTGCTCGCCCTCGACGACGTGGTGGGTCTCGACCTCGGCATGCCCACCCAGGTGTTCGGCACCGCCCGGACCCTCGACGACGTCCCCTTCTACACGGTCGGGGTCTGCGCCCCCGGCGGCGGTCCGGTACGCAGCAGCGCCGGCTTCCGGGTGCTGCCCGAGCACGGGCTGGAGCTGCTCGCCGCCGCCGACACGGTGGTCGTGCCCGGGGTGCGCGGCGGTCCGCCGCTGGACACCGGCACGCTCGACCCGACGGTCACCGCGGCGTTGCGCGCCGCCCACGCCCGGGGGGCCCGGGTGATGGCGATCTGCACCGGCGCGTTCGTGCTCGCCGCCGCCGGGCTGCTCGCCGGGCGGCGGGCCACCACCCACTGGGCGTACGCGGACCGGTTCCGCCGGCTCCACCCGGACGTCGACCTGGACCCGGCCGTGCTGTTCGTCGACGACGGCGACGTGCTGACCTCGGCCGGCGTCGCCGCCGGGCTCGACCTGTGTCTGCACGTCCTGCGCGGCGACCACGGCAGCGAGGTGGCCGCCCGGGCGGCCCGACGCTGCGTGGTGCCGCCCTGGCGCGACGGCGGCCAGGCCCAGTACATCGAGCGGCCGGTGCCCCGCGACCCGGACTCCGGCACCGCCGCCACCCGGGAATGGGCCCGGCAGCGGCTGTCCGAGCCGGTCACCCTGCGCGAACTGGCCGGGCACGCCCGGATGAGCGTCCGCACGTTCACCCGGCGCTTCCGCGCGGAGACCGGCCTCAGCCCGGCGCAGTGGCTGCTGCGGCAGCGCACCGACCATGCCCGACTGCTGCTGGAGACCACCGACCTGGCCGTCGAGCAGGTGGCCCGACGGTCCGGCTTCGGCACCGCCGTCGCGCTGCGCCAACGGCTACGTCAGCACGTCGGCGTCACCCCGTCGGCGTACCGCCGCACCTTCCGCGTCGACGACGCCCTCACCGGTGGGGGAGCGGGCCGACCGGCTCGACGACGGTGA
- a CDS encoding alpha-galactosidase, giving the protein MTIVHLRRARTSLVLDARGPGLPRVAHWGADLGPVPADDLPALVDATVAPVPPGAFDVPATLSLLPEASAGWSGRPGLAGHRDRAAWSTAFRLLDVEVRDDPDRPAPGNSDSDSDSDGDGDGDGDAAGWARVRVRAADPVAGLALTVEIELDPAGLLRVRHRLRNDGERPYELVGLTPALPVPAVATELLDLTGRWCRERAPQRHPWPMGAWVREGRHGRTGHDATLLLVAGTPGFGFRHGEVWAAHTAWSGDHVTYAERLPTGAAVLGGGELLAPGEVVLAPGAEYATPLLYAARSDAGLDGLSEVLHTHLRARPGHPRTPRPVTLNVWEAVYFDHDLRRLTALADRAAEVGVERFVLDDGWFRGRRHDRAGLGDWHVDPDVWPDGLAPLIDHVRGHGMQFGLWVEPEMVNPDSDLYRERPDWVLRPDGRLPLPWRHQQVLDLADPDAYAHLRGRLDALLTAYPGIDYLKWDHNRDLTEAGHRGRPGTHEQTVAVYRLLDELRARHPRIEIESCSSGGGRVDLEILRRADRVWASDCNDALERLAIQRWTGLLLPPELVGAHIGPARSHTTGRVHDLGFRAAAALFGHHGVEWDISAVSAVERSELAGWIALHKRLRPLLHTGRVVRVDHPDPAVHVHGVVARDGARAVFAVARLATSVAQVPGPARLPGLDPSRRYAVRLAAGAPEPATLEVTGPAWLAAGGVTLSGAALGTVGVQLPALRPEQALLLEVTVVEPVGPLPHR; this is encoded by the coding sequence ATGACGATCGTCCACCTGCGCCGCGCCCGGACCAGTCTGGTGCTCGACGCCCGGGGCCCGGGCCTGCCCCGGGTCGCGCACTGGGGCGCCGACCTGGGGCCGGTGCCCGCCGACGACCTGCCCGCCCTGGTCGACGCCACGGTCGCGCCGGTGCCGCCGGGCGCCTTCGACGTGCCGGCCACGCTGTCGCTGCTGCCCGAGGCGAGCGCCGGCTGGAGCGGCCGGCCCGGCCTGGCCGGGCACCGCGACCGCGCCGCCTGGTCCACCGCGTTCCGCCTGCTCGACGTCGAGGTACGCGACGACCCCGACCGGCCCGCCCCCGGCAACAGCGACAGCGACAGCGACAGCGACGGTGACGGTGATGGCGACGGCGACGCGGCGGGGTGGGCGCGGGTCCGGGTGCGGGCGGCCGATCCGGTGGCGGGGCTGGCGTTGACCGTGGAGATCGAGCTCGACCCGGCGGGGCTGCTGCGGGTACGGCACCGGTTGCGCAACGACGGGGAGCGCCCGTACGAGCTGGTCGGGTTGACCCCGGCCTTGCCGGTGCCGGCGGTCGCCACCGAGCTGCTCGACCTGACCGGCCGCTGGTGTCGGGAACGCGCGCCGCAACGGCACCCGTGGCCGATGGGCGCCTGGGTGCGGGAGGGCCGGCACGGGCGTACCGGGCACGACGCCACGCTGCTGCTGGTGGCCGGGACGCCCGGTTTCGGGTTCCGGCACGGCGAGGTGTGGGCGGCGCACACCGCGTGGAGCGGCGACCACGTCACGTACGCCGAGCGCCTGCCGACCGGCGCGGCCGTGCTGGGCGGCGGCGAGCTGCTCGCCCCCGGGGAGGTGGTGCTCGCCCCCGGCGCGGAGTACGCCACTCCCCTGCTCTACGCGGCACGCTCCGACGCCGGGCTGGACGGCCTCAGCGAGGTGCTGCACACCCACCTGCGGGCCCGGCCCGGGCATCCGCGCACGCCCCGGCCGGTGACGCTGAACGTGTGGGAGGCCGTCTACTTCGACCACGACCTGCGGCGGCTGACCGCCCTCGCCGACCGGGCCGCCGAGGTGGGCGTGGAACGGTTCGTCCTCGACGACGGCTGGTTCCGGGGTCGCCGGCACGACCGGGCGGGCCTCGGCGACTGGCACGTCGACCCGGACGTCTGGCCGGACGGGCTGGCCCCGCTGATCGACCACGTCCGGGGGCACGGCATGCAGTTCGGGCTCTGGGTCGAGCCGGAGATGGTCAACCCGGACTCCGACCTGTACCGGGAACGCCCGGACTGGGTGCTCCGGCCGGACGGGCGGCTGCCGCTGCCCTGGCGGCACCAGCAGGTGCTCGACCTGGCCGACCCGGACGCGTACGCGCACCTGCGGGGCCGGTTGGACGCGCTGCTCACCGCGTACCCGGGGATCGACTACCTCAAGTGGGACCACAACCGGGACCTCACCGAGGCCGGGCACCGGGGTCGGCCGGGAACGCACGAGCAGACCGTCGCGGTGTACCGGCTGCTGGACGAGCTGCGCGCCCGGCACCCCCGGATCGAGATCGAGAGCTGCTCGTCCGGCGGCGGCCGGGTGGACCTGGAGATCCTGCGCCGCGCCGACCGGGTCTGGGCCAGCGACTGCAACGACGCCCTGGAGCGGCTGGCCATCCAACGCTGGACCGGGCTGCTGCTGCCGCCGGAGCTGGTCGGCGCGCACATCGGACCGGCCCGGTCGCACACCACCGGCCGGGTGCACGACCTGGGTTTCCGGGCCGCCGCCGCGCTCTTCGGCCACCACGGCGTCGAGTGGGACATCAGCGCGGTGTCGGCGGTGGAGCGGTCCGAGCTGGCCGGCTGGATCGCGTTGCACAAACGGCTGCGTCCGCTGCTGCACACCGGCCGGGTGGTCCGGGTCGACCACCCGGACCCGGCCGTACACGTGCACGGCGTGGTCGCCCGGGACGGCGCGCGGGCGGTGTTCGCGGTGGCCCGGCTGGCCACCTCGGTGGCCCAGGTGCCCGGTCCGGCGCGGCTGCCCGGCCTGGACCCGTCCCGGCGGTACGCGGTACGGCTGGCGGCCGGCGCGCCGGAGCCGGCGACGCTGGAGGTGACCGGGCCGGCGTGGTTGGCGGCCGGCGGGGTGACCCTGAGCGGCGCGGCGCTCGGCACGGTGGGCGTGCAGCTCCCGGCGCTGCGCCCCGAGCAGGCCCTGCTGCTGGAGGTCACCGTCGTCGAGCCGGTCGGCCCGCTCCCCCACCGGTGA
- a CDS encoding peptidase M23, whose protein sequence is MFLRLARRGARAALAAGTASAVAAVTLASTAAAPATAADHPTAAVHATTAVRATTAPPTSAVVPAEAAPEDDVVPAVTGRLLDRVATHDELRAADAGDVRVSVTRRSGQAWAFGTAVVVAPHETDTHPVGWVFVARREHAGWRVAFDGEAAFADLARRAPDAVVTPAERAVFTAQVTPYAGGDTRTGMRLPYAVGQSWSYAGGPHGWAGSDSPWSSLDLAGGDQRVLAARAGTAYTMCRGWIRVIHDRGYATDYYHLWNNISVNGASVGEGTYLGDTGTDVTCGGSALGRHVHFALRQHDAYAPIAGHNIGKWVLVNGGSPYQGSALHGSAQVYTGGTLYNYGALGLTQGIVDSFGGGTVNRRSGPGTGYGVVGAATDGATVSVACSANGTTHTGRWGATALWNRLTDGSWISDAYLWTGVSGPVNGWC, encoded by the coding sequence GTGTTCTTGAGACTTGCCCGACGCGGAGCGCGGGCCGCGCTCGCCGCCGGCACCGCGTCCGCCGTCGCCGCCGTCACCCTCGCCAGCACCGCCGCGGCGCCCGCCACCGCCGCCGACCATCCCACCGCCGCCGTCCACGCCACGACCGCCGTCCGCGCCACGACCGCTCCGCCGACCAGCGCCGTCGTGCCCGCCGAAGCCGCGCCGGAGGACGACGTCGTGCCGGCGGTCACCGGCCGGCTCCTCGACCGGGTCGCCACGCACGACGAGCTGCGCGCCGCCGACGCCGGCGACGTCCGGGTCAGCGTCACCCGCCGCTCAGGCCAGGCGTGGGCGTTCGGCACCGCCGTGGTCGTGGCCCCGCACGAGACGGACACCCACCCAGTCGGCTGGGTGTTCGTCGCGCGCCGCGAGCACGCCGGCTGGCGGGTCGCCTTCGACGGCGAGGCCGCCTTCGCCGACCTGGCCCGGCGCGCGCCGGACGCCGTCGTGACGCCCGCCGAGCGGGCGGTGTTCACCGCCCAGGTCACGCCGTACGCCGGCGGCGACACCCGCACCGGCATGCGGCTGCCGTACGCGGTCGGGCAGTCGTGGTCCTACGCCGGCGGACCGCACGGGTGGGCGGGCAGCGACTCGCCGTGGAGCTCGCTCGACCTGGCCGGCGGCGACCAGCGGGTGCTCGCCGCGCGCGCCGGCACGGCCTACACCATGTGCCGGGGCTGGATCCGGGTCATCCACGACCGGGGGTACGCCACGGACTACTACCACCTGTGGAACAACATCTCCGTCAACGGCGCGAGCGTCGGCGAGGGAACGTACCTCGGGGACACCGGCACCGACGTGACCTGCGGCGGCTCGGCCCTGGGTCGACACGTGCACTTCGCCCTGCGGCAGCACGACGCGTACGCGCCGATCGCCGGCCACAACATCGGCAAGTGGGTGCTGGTCAACGGCGGCAGCCCGTACCAGGGGTCGGCCCTGCACGGCTCGGCGCAGGTGTACACCGGCGGGACGCTCTACAACTACGGCGCGCTCGGGCTCACCCAGGGGATCGTGGACAGCTTCGGCGGCGGCACGGTCAACCGGCGCTCCGGCCCCGGCACCGGGTACGGCGTGGTCGGCGCGGCCACCGACGGGGCGACGGTCTCGGTCGCCTGCTCGGCCAACGGCACCACGCACACCGGCAGGTGGGGTGCCACGGCCCTGTGGAACCGGCTCACCGACGGCTCCTGGATCAGCGACGCGTACCTCTGGACGGGGGTGAGCGGACCGGTCAACGGCTGGTGCTGA
- a CDS encoding ferredoxin: MRVTVDRTKCYGSGQCVATAPDVFDQRDEDGLVELLTATPSPDRHADVVDAAGLCPAAAITTHAD, translated from the coding sequence ATGCGGGTCACCGTCGACCGGACGAAGTGCTACGGGTCGGGGCAGTGTGTCGCGACCGCGCCGGACGTGTTCGACCAACGCGACGAGGACGGTCTGGTGGAGCTCCTGACGGCCACCCCGTCGCCCGACCGGCACGCCGACGTGGTGGACGCCGCCGGGTTGTGCCCGGCCGCCGCGATCACCACGCACGCCGACTGA